A stretch of the Lolium perenne isolate Kyuss_39 chromosome 3, Kyuss_2.0, whole genome shotgun sequence genome encodes the following:
- the LOC127343512 gene encoding myb-related protein Hv33: protein MGRQAGTGGGQQKLRKGLWSPEEDEKLYNHIIRYGVGCWSSVPKLAGLQRCGKSCRLRWINYLRPDLKRGSFSQQEEDAIIGLHEILGNRWSQIASHLPGRTDNEIKNFWNSCLKKKLRQRGIDPSTHKPLSGAAGAELHQASSKDQKPQAAAADGFALKLQQVFDPFPAADAFGGGFVGLYDEHLGGKVDAAGFVDYSSVLDVSENLGYGESSSNSSNWNCQPEASNALEPGEALQWASESKVEPFIGSYDDAAGEEGALEHKFELPGQQEAHFDFNLEYF from the exons ATGGGACGGCAAGCGGGCACCGGCGGCGGCCAGCAGAAGCTGCGCAAGGGGCTGTGGTCTCCCGAGGAGGACGAGAAGCTCTACAATCACATCATCCGCTACGGGGTCGGGTGCTGGAGCTCTGTGCCCAAACTCGCCG GTCTGCAGAGGTGCGGCAAGAGCTGCCGGCTGCGGTGGATCAACTACCTGCGCCCCGACCTGAAGCGGGGAAGCTTCTCGCAGCAGGAGGAGGACGCCATCATCGGCCTGCATGAGATCCTAGGGAACAG GTGGTCGCAGATTGCATCTCACTTGCCGGGCCGGACGGACAATGAGATCAAGAACTTCTGGAACAGCTGCCTCAAGAAGAAGCTGCGGCAGCGCGGCATCGACCCGAGCACCCACAAACCCCTCTCCGGCGCGGCTGGGGCGGAGCTGCACCAGGCGTCGTCGAAAGACCAGAAGccacaggccgccgccgccgacggctTCGCCCTGAAGCTGCAGCAGGTGTTCGACCCGTTCCCGGCGGCCGACGCCTTCGGCGGCGGCTTCGTGGGGCTGTACGACGAGCACCTCGGCGGCAAGGTCGACGCGGCCGGGTTCGTGGACTACAGCAGCGTGCTTGACGTGTCGGAGAACCTGGGCTACGGCGAGAGCTCCAGCAACAGCAGCAACTGGAACTGCCAGCCGGAGGCGAGCAATGCGCTGGAGCCGGGCGAGGCGCTGCAGTGGGCCTCCGAGAGCAAGGTGGAGCCTTTCATCGGCAGCTACGACGACGCCGCCGGCGAGGAGGGCGCGCTGGAGCACAAGTTCGAGCTGCCCGGCCAGCAAGAGGCGCATTTTGACTTCAACCTCGAGTACTTTTGA